GgaaaaaaccagaaaaagaaaattaaaaaaaatattaataataatttttgCACCCCATAAATTGTTAATTGTATTGGTACAAATGGTTAGATTTAGTTTCGTTAAAGATAGATGAAGTAGAAATATGTTCATGGAAAGAAGCCCCATGGTGAAGAAGCAATATGTGATTAATTATGTACAAACAATGAAGACTTCGCATTGGATAATTCAGATGAGACGTATAAATAAACAAGCTGATAGGACATGTATAAGTAGATGTAGAGTAAAACTTCCTATAATTAATTTTAGTACTTTGACAAAAGCATTATCTGTTGCTGCATACCTTCTCAATTTTATGCATCACTGAAAGTTGTAGAGAGTAATATAGAGAGGAACACTGTGATGATTTGGTTTATTGAAGAGCAGGTACAGCGACACTTACAACTTCGTATCGAAGCTCAAGGAAAATACCTACAGTCGGTGCTGGAGAAAGCCCAGGAGACACTAGGAAGACAGAACTTAGGTACAGTGGGACTTGAAGCTGCGAAAGTTCAACTCTCTGAACTGGTATCCAAAGTCTCCACCCAATGCTTGAACTCTGCATTTACAGAGCTAAAAGAAGTACAGGGATCGTGCCCCCAAAACCAGCCCACCGATTGCTCTGTGGACAGCTGCCTCACCTCCTGTGAAGGATCTAAAAAGGATCAGGAGATACAAAACAATAGCAGGATGGGGCTAAGAGCTTATAATAGCAGCAGGGTACTAATGGAATCTGAAGAGACCATTCTACATCTGAAAGAGAATAACATGTTTGTTTCCACTCTAAGCAAGAATGCAGACCAAAGAATGTTTCCTTCAGAAGCAAGGTCTGGTGACTTGTCTATGAGCATCGGACTTGAACGAGAAAAATGGAACCGTAGCAACTGCAACTCCGAGGAAAGATTCAAAGCAAGAAACACAGATGACAGCTTTCTAGAGCATACAAACAACAAGGCAGATTCAGTTAAAGTAGATCAGACTCAGAAAGTTTCTCAAGGATATAGCGTGCCATACTTTGCAGCAAAACTGGACCTAAATTCTCATGATGATATTGATGCTTCTTCAAGTTGCAAACAGTTTGACTTGAATGGTTTTAGCTGGAGCTAACAGGGTTTACCTTAAGTGAAGGGGATAATTGCTGCAAAAGAATAGCATGTTGTTCTCTTCTTCTCGCAGTTGAAGCTCAATGGAATAAGTTGCAGGACGAAAGACAGAATGCATTTATAACCAACTGCATAGCGAGTATTTAATATATATGAATGAGTTCCAGGATTGCAAACAGGAATGTATTCATCGCAACATCACTACTCATTTTTCAAAGAGGGGCTTATGCACACATTTAAATAAAAACATTGCCCATCaactgacgcagtcggattgataactaggtttaccagcaataaacctaacaaaaggattctagagtccactagagataaaagagaaaacctctattttattgattaaaagatgaaagatgcattctgcagccgcttgcggctgcataaataagagaaaagtaccctaggacgactaacaatgaaaccctaaagcccatggataaaaacggaaacaacccaaaaataactaggaaaaccaaaaacaggtaaaatagaaaaatgcagttttgaggccctaaacgaccccgaaagcccgaaaaatgctACAGCTCATGGCCAAGCCATGAGTCTTATTtttggcgcgattccctttcagGAAAGGTAAGGTATGTCCCAATCAGACACCGAGCTGCTGTTtcctgtctactagtcacttttcgttttcctcctttagcacgatctAACTGTTCCTCAAATTGGGCTGCCATTCGCTctgcatcagtctcctccacctccgaagaacCCGACCCCGAGTTCTCATCTGGATAAAGAACCTCCTCatcttcacgaaactcatgcagGTCAGCCACATTAAAGGTGTTAGAGATACCCATGGAATCAGGAAGagcaacaacataagcattgtcgttgatcttccgcagcaccttaaaaggaccatattttctggGCTTCAGCTTGTTATAGGTACCAACAGGAAATCTCTCCTTCCTCAGAAATACCATCACGTCATCACCCTCTTGGAACAATTTCACTCTGCGATGTTTATCAGCTGCAGCTTTATTCTTAGCATTAGTTGCTTCCAGCTTGGCCTTAACTTCATCCCGAACAGCCTGCACGGCTGCACATCTCTAGCCATGCCCTCAGCAGCAACACTAACCCCAGGGACCTTAGGAAGCTTCACCAGATCAACCACATGTCGAGGAATAGCAGTATAAACTAAGGAGAATGGTGACTTCCCTGTGGCGCTATGCACAacactgttataagcaaactccacctgtgGCAAAGCATAATCCCACTGTTTGGGTCGATCTCCACAAACACTTCAGACCATGTTACCCAAAGATCTGTTAGTAACCTCTGTCTGTCCATCTGTTTGAGGATGAGCTGCGCTGCTACGGTTCAAAGCTGTTCCAAACATCCTCCACAAGGTAATCCAGAAATGGCAAAGGAACTTTGTGTCTCTATCAGAAGTAATGGACTTGGGTACTCCATGCAAACGAACCACCTCCCTGAAGAGCAGTTTAGCTATATTAGAAGCATCAGCAGTCTTCTTACATGCGATGAAATGCGCCATCTTagagaacctgtcaactaccacaaacactGAATCCACACCCCTTTGGGTACAGGGTAATCCCAACACAAAATCCATAGCAAGGTCCTGCCAAATATCTTCAGGAATAGGTAAAGGTAGATAAAGACCTGTGTTTTGGGACTGACCCTCAGAGACCTGACAGGTGTAGCACTTTCTCACGATAGTTCCTGCATCCTTCTTCAActgtggccagaaatacctctcctcaaggctagcaatagttttgtcTCGGCCCAAGTGCCCACTCAATCCCCCTCCATGCAAATCTCTGATCAGTTTCTCCCTCAATGAAGAACTAGGGATACAAAGTCGGTTGCCCTTGAATAAATATCCTTCATTCTCATAAAAATCCATAACTGCATTATTGTTGCTGCACTCGGcccaaatttccttgaaatcaacatcttcctcatacaactccttcaagagATCAAACCCCACAATCTCTTGAGCTAAAGTGACCAGTAAGGAAGCCCTCCTACCCAAAGCATCTGCAACACGgttaagagtaccagatttatgttGAATCACAAAAGGGAATTTTTacagaaaactcacccaccttGCATGCATCTTATTCACAGTTTTCTGGCTATTGAGGTACTTCAAGGCTTGGTGATTGGTGAACAGTACAAACTCCCTCTGAATCAGGTAGTGCTCCTATTGCCTCAATGCCCGGAACACTGCATAAAACTCTTGGTCATAAGTACTCCACTTTTGACGAGCTTCACTcagcttttcactaaagaatgctactggTTTCTTCTCTTGTGACAACACAGCACCTACCCCAtgccactagcatcacattcaacctcaaatatcttgtcaaaattagaaagagcaagaactggtgcagtacaaagtttctccttgattaaggcaaaactcttctcttgttcctctccccattggaatttgcctttcttcaaacattcagtaataggggcagtaatggtactgaaattcttcacaaacctcctGTAGAAAGTAGCTAACCCATGAAAACTCCGCACCTCAGAAACTGTTtttggagctggccattctcttattgctcgcaccttctcttcatcaacctgaatgccttctCCTCCAACCAAAAATCCCAAAAATAGCAGTTTCTTGGTACAGAAAGTACACTTCTTCAGGTTAATATACAGTTTACTTTCCTGTAAAGCCCCCAAAACCTGTCTCAAATGTACTAGATGTTCTTGTTTGGTCCTACTATAGatcaatatatcatcaaaatacaccacgACAAAAGAACCAATGAAAGGAcgaagaacctggttcataagcctcataaaagtgctgggtgcattagacaaCCCGAATGGCATAACCATCCACTCGAACAAACCATCCTTACTCTTAAAAGCTGTCTTCCACTCATCTCCTGGCTTGATTCGAACCTGGTGGTAACCACTTCGAAGATCTATCTTGGTAAACACTTTGCATTCCTCCAAACGAGGAATGGGAAACCTGTACTTCACAGTTATCTTATTTAtggccctgctatcaacacacatccgccattgattgcccttcttaggaacaaggagAACTGGAACTGTACAAGGACTAATACTTCCACGAATGAACCCTTTTTTCAACAAGTCTTCAATCTCctccctcaaaatctcattctccttgggactcattcggtaatgtggcagatttggcaAACTAGCTCCAGGaaccaaatcaatctgatgtTGAATGTCCCTCATAGGTGGTAGTTTGTTGGGTAACTCATCTGAAATCAACTCTCCAAAATCTCCCAACAATTTCTGCACTTCCTTAGGGATCACCACATCTTCCTTTTCTGCAACCAACAACCACCACTGGGTAGAAAACTTCAGTTTCTTTAAAGGCCTCTTCCATCTCAAATTCACTATTAGATAAGGTCAGGAAACTTTCCCCTTTCTTTCCACCAGATTTTTCAAATTGACACACGggagccatagcaattttatgACTATCCCACATAAACATCATCACGTTATCTCTGCCTTTATAAATCACATCTACATCATATTGCCAAGGTCGtccaaataaaatatgacaagcatccatatcaataatatcacacataacttcatctttataatACTTACCAATGGAGACCGGTACTTTGCAGGAAGCAGTAACTCAaacttgtggacctttcttgaTCCAACCAAGGGAATAAGGTGCTTCATGAGGCTGCGTAGGTAACTGTAAGTATTCCACCAGTTTCTTGGCTACAAAGTTTTCGCAGCTCCCATTATCCACAATCAAATTGCACACCTTGTTATTGATGGAACAAAATGACCAGAAAATATTGCGTCTCTGCCCATCTTCTTTCGGACATAATAAGACCCgctgcaacacaatattaaccttTTCAGGAGACTCCTCCTCCGCGAACTCAGCCCCATCATAATCGTcacctctttctccttcttcttcatcttcatcatattcACCTATAAGAGCAGTTTGTCTCCTCTCATGACACACATTAGATCTATGCCCAGGTTTGTTGCATCGATAACAGATATCTATCGTAGGTCTAGCATAAGGATTATTAAACCTCTGATTCGGGGCCCTATTTTGAGCACCACTAGAACTGTTAGAACTGTCAGCTCCTTTAAAAGGAGGATTGGAAGCCCTAAAAGCGTTTTCTGTTTTTTGCAGTGTGGTTTTACCCTTGTCAGTTGAGGAGTTAACCAAATCTGTGCTCCTTTGGTAGTTATATCTCTGGAAAGAAGAAACTCGTGAAGGCTTCTCTAACAATTCTGCCTTCAATGCTAGGTTTGTAACTTCGGCCATAGTATGAACATTTGTAACCCGATTTTCTGCTGAATGGAAGGCTTCAGCCCACTGATATAGCGAGCCACCTTCTGGCCTTCAGTTTCTCCAAGTTCATTACGCTCTGAGTAGCGTAAGAACTCAGCTGTATAATCAGCCACTATCCTAGTTCCCTGGACACATTCAATATACAACCTGTATAGaatctgctcataatcatcTGGCAAAAATCTCTCCATCATCAGCTGCTTCATTCTTTGCCATGTTCTAACACCCTGTCTTCTCTGCTTCTTTCGAGTGTTCTGCAACTTATCCCACCATACTGCAGCAATACTCTTCAATCTCCAGGCAACATGCTTAACCTGCTTGTGCTTAGGCACttccataatctcaaagaatcaatccacctgaagctgccaatccaaataatcttctacacccaagttgcccgaaaagaaaggaatttcgaCCTTCACTTTGTAATCCTGGTCAGCTTGTCCCTGTTGTTCATATTgcaaaatttcttcttcaggcTCAGATTCTGATGTATTCTCAACAACTTCACCACGTGGAGCCTaactcgctggcctccttccccACCTCTATGccgattattgttgttgttgttgttgttgttgttattcctctcacccaacaatccacgagtttctccaatctgattattcatggaattgatggcagcggtaaacgctgTTGTAAGAGCTTTGATATCTGATTTCGTAACTTCACACATTGCTACtaaggcaaataaaagagacagggaagacctgctctgataccacctgacgcagtcggattgataactaggtttaccagcaataaacctaacaaaatGATTctagagtccaccagagataaaagagaaaacctctattttattgattaaaagatgaaagatgcattctgcagccgcttgcagctgcataaataagagaaaagtaccctagggcgactaacaatgaaaccctaaatcccaTGGCTAAAAACggaaacaacccaaaaataactaggaaaaccaaaaacgggtaaaatagaaaaatgtagttttgaggccctaaacgaccccgaaagcccgaaaaatgctACAGCTCATGGCTTTttgtttctggcgcgattccctttccggaaaggtaaggtaAGTCCCAATCAGACACCGAGCTACTGTTTCCtatctactagtcacttttcgttttcctcatTTAGCACGATCTAACTGTTCCTCAAATTGGGCTGCCATTCGCTCTGCATCATCAACACATAAGTAATTACTCTACCACAACAGTAAACACACAAGTACTCGAACTCGATCAGTGTTCCAGATAGAGTAGAAATGGATTAGGGGTTCTTGTTTAGCAATGATCAATTCCAGTATAGAAATGGAGCGAGAATTAAAAACCAAAGGCAAGGAACATATTCGATGTAGACTTAGTTTGTTGAAATATCCTCTAAAGAATTTGGAtcttgttgaaggatatcgacattgagtgtgcctcttcaaactagggtttagttctagagttgtaataggagagaaggttctagatttcctcattatattcggattctatttccttgtatgacaagatcatgtactttgtaaatccctatataaagggctcctattatcaataatagaacacacacaattctctcatcaatttctctcaaatctctctttctaaaacacgttatcagcacgagccctaaccacaaaaaccaaaaaccaaaaacctgaaaatcctTTAAGCCGCCGCTGCCTCCACTTGCCGTGCCgcatgtgtaaaatattatttggacataatattatctacattaagtaaataacaaactgattaaacttattacaataaatgggaaatatatgaattatctacctagacacctaatgggctttggtatgtcactcatatggttaggaatccattttgataaagataaatatCCAATTAGTTGATATGATAGTTATAGCATCTTTCAGAAATAACTCATTCGCTAGAATCAAGGATTCTTTTATGGGAAGACCTATCTAGTTTGTATATATAGGTGTTTGAAGTCCCTGATCACTATGTGACAAAACAGTCAATCCTGCCCCATAGACAGGAGTTAAACACATAGTTGAGTAGAAGATTTCTTACGTGTGGCTGCTTGAAGTTTTGGAGCTCGGATTATTTGTGTTGAATAGCTGtgttgctgctactgcttttgaaggaatggctgttgtgcatgaagcatgtgatgcatctcctcttgttgtattctagttcatattatattgatcatttggttgtgtttatgcattttgtgaaacgATCTTGGTTTGCTCATTAAGTTAGCAAATGGTATCAGGGCTGAATTTCacaattcataaatcatttttagaaGATCAATTCATTGTATTTTGAACTAGAGTTTTGTGTGATGTTGAATTGCAAAACGTtttgggaaattagggttttggttaactggccaagaaaaaaaaaaattaaattcggATTAAGGTCGCTTTTGGGAATTATTGCTTCCGCTAAAATTGTTGCAGAATTGCAGTTGCAAAGGTTAGGCCTTCTGAGAACCATGTTTCGATTCAAAGCTTTAATTCATTTTCTGTTGAATTACAAGAACACTAGAAGCATTCCCGGTGTGCAactaggctagagtagatggtgaccggatgaaatttaagtTTTGGTGTGCTTGTGTCTCTGAATTGAATTGAGTTGATTTGAAACGATTTTGTACTTTCTCTGTGATTGCTTATGGATGGTTGTGCTTAATATTTTGCTTTCTGCTAATATATATCTGTGATTGAACAATGATTATATGATAAATTGATGAATGTTTGAGTTAAAAAGTTCACTGTCTCCCTGTAAATGTTGTCATATTTTCATTGAGAAAATTGCAGATTGAGTAAAGTTTCTTTTCAAGTGCCTTGATGTCTTGAATTGAATTTAGTTAAAATTTATTTAGGTCACAGGTTGTTGCAAATATATAAAAGTGGGCATGTTGCACAAAGCAATTTCTGTTATTATTTGCATTTGatcattaagataaaaatgaccTGGAAACTTATGTTAATTGTTTTCAAACTGTGCTTACTCgtgtcttccaaagaagtgttaATATAGCATAGTTTGGTGACAAACAGCTTCACACATGAttttgaattcatattttgatacTTAAAGACTCTTCTACTGTCATAAGATGTTGATTGTCTTTTTGGATAACTTGAGTTCTCTAATTATGGGGTGAAGATTCAGAAACTTAAGTACATTATGTCTACTGCTACAAAAGTGTTGCCTAATGTGAAATTCAGATGTGGGGTATTTTCATTGACATAATTTCTTGTGGTACTTGTTGCCATTATGGTTGAtattttgttttggtgttttatgtgtttttgaaCTGCTTTTGGAACTAACACATAAATCTGCAGAAATATTGCTAAATTGAAACTTTGTATTTTTGCGTTTTGAAACTGAAACTtacataatttttctttttgactttGCTCATTAGGAAGTATTTACATGAAACTCACTGGAACAAACTTTAGAGCCTAGAGAGATTCGATAGAGCGTTATATGAtgatgcatgagaatatagacctAGTCTTTCATGAGGATGAACCTGAGGCATTAACTAAAGATAGTTCAGCTGAGGAGGTTAAAGCATTTAAAGCCTGGCACAGGTCAAATAGAATGGCCAAGCACACCATTAGGAACACTATGTCTGACACTGTAAGAGGTAGTGTAGAAGAAcctgacttggctactgactaTATGGAGGCtattgagagaaaatttaaaGAGAGTGAGAAAGCAGAGGCTGCAAGATTGTCTAAGGCTTTCCATGAGCTGAAGTATGAAGGATctgggggagttagagagcacatAATGAAGCTGATCCACATTAATGCTAGGCTCAGGGAGTTACTGCTGGGAGTGAATGATAGCCAAGTGGTGCATGTTGCACTGCAttctttgccaaataccttcaGTGGGCTTAGAACTAGCTACAATGCTCTAAAGGGTACCTGGACCATAGATGGGCTCATATCTATCTGTGTTGATGAAGAAGAtagaattaagaaagagagagagcctgCAACCTCTGTGAACCTGGTGGAAAAgccaaagagaaagaagaacaagcttAAGGTCACCAAGACCATCACTAAGCCATCTGGAAACACTGCAGCACCTAACACCACCAAAGCTTTtaagttcaagtgctacttttgcaaaacaGTAGGACATATGAAGAAAGACTGCTCAGGTTTTAAAGATTGGTTGGTGAAGAAGAGTAAGAATTTCTTAAGTACTACAGAaactttttctttagaaattaaagtcaaataagacgagatatagagaatgacttttctgatattttattaaacccattctgtggtgtatataaatagattacaatcgtactacaactattgtgtactactgtactacactacatatacaaggtaagtagttacaataatatattcccttgtagtctgttcctaatagggaactatgactcacgctaacactccccctcaagttggcgcatatacatcaaccatgcccaacttgcttagtgagtcataaaatgccttcctggaaactcctttggtaagtatatctgcaagttgctcttcagttggaacaaaagggaaactaataattttggcatctagcttctcctttataaagtgacgatcaacctccacatgcttagtacgatcatgttgtattggattctgtgatatgtcaatagctgccttgttgtcgcaatacaactgcatggtacttttgagtttgaaacccagatcacataaccgatttctcagccacagcaattcacacactccgtgagccatacctttatactcagcctcagcataagaacgtgccacaactttctgtttcttactcttccatgtaaccaaattacctcccacaaaggtaaagtaaccagTTGTCGATctcctgtctgtaatatttctagcccaatctgcatctgtgaagccacaaacctcaagaatattgttgtgtttagaaaacagtactccccttcctggagctgactttaaGTATTTCAAAATCTGCATAACAgtatccatgtgactctcactcggattatgcatgaactgactcaccacacttacTGCATATgaaacatctggtctagtatgagctaAATAAATCAAGTGCCCAACTAACCTCTAATAGcaagctcgatcagtaggtacctgatctggatactcagctaaataATAGTTCTGCTCAATAAGAGTATTAActggtctgcaatccaacaaacctgtctctgtcaacaagtcaagaacgtacttcctctggcacagatagattccttctctccccctggctacctcaatcccTAAGacgtacttaagttcacccaagtccttcatctcaaactcagaggctagctgtctttgtagtctatccatctcaacaataTCATTGCCAgtaattaccatatcatccacataaataattagagctgttaccttcccttgttgatgcttgaggaataaggtatggtctgagttccTCTGTCTGTAaacaaccttccgcatgaattgtgaaaatcttccaaaccaagcacgaggtgactgtttgtgACCATACAAAGATTTTCTCAATCTGcagacaaaatcaccaggagaagcaactacatacccaggtggaaggctcatgtacacttcctcagctaactctccatgaagaaatgcatttttgacatcaaactgtcggagtggctagtttaaactagcagcaaatgagagtagaacccgaatagtgttcatcttggcaacaggggcaaatgtttcatcatagtctataccatacgtctgagtaaatccctGTGCTACAAGGCGTGGTTTGTActgattcactgatccatctggattatgcttcacggtaaacacccacCGACAACCTAcaaccttcttgccttgtggtggaggcacaagttgccaagtattattcttctacaacgcctccatctcttcctccattgccttcctccactttggatcccccaacgcatcctgcactttgttaggtactgacatagtagatatttgattcacaaatgattcatatgacttagacaacctcctagtggaaaTATAATTGGCTGATTGACCCCGAGttgtcctatttggtaacacatatttctcaacattagactcactactactagtactagtgggtggacatacctcaaatgagtgatcttcagtaccaggaagctgtgggtcaggggtagaagcgatggcaggaggggcagttgtgtcttcaacttcattttcagccATAGAAACTGGTGCGTGGATGTTTGGAGCTACTGCTTCAAGAGGTGGCGAGCTGatggtctcaactggatccgtcaaaatacctcctgactgtgtgacttcttctcctcctcctgattcctctccctctccatgatacagttcttcaaaatatgaattctccccctgaagagttgTATCtaaagaggaaaaataactcatgtcctcaaagaaggtaacatccatagtgacatagtacttcctggtaggtggatgatagcacttgtaccccttatgATACCCTttgtagccaacaaacacacacttaagtgcccgggcatccaacttagacctttGGTTTTTAGAaacatggacaaaggcaacacaaccaaagacacgagctggaagattatgaaatgaaggtaaggagacatgagatgtaagaacctcaaatggaatttttccctgaaggacgctagatggaagacgattgataagatgggaggaagcatgtacagcatcgccccaaagatacttaggcatatgagcactaaagagaagggcacgagccatatcaagtaaatgacgatttttcctttcagacactccattttgttctggtgtttgtggacatgtagtttggtgaacaatcccatgggttgtaaaaaactcttggaaaatatGATTAAcatatccccccccccccattgtcagatcgaaggactttaatggtgctatggtattgtgtttgaatgagagtacgaaaagtttgaaaagctggaaagacttcatctttggtttttagaagagcaacccatgacaatctcgtacaatcatcaataaacaacataaagtatctcatacccaacacagtgggttctctagatggcccccaaacatcagaatgaatcaacttaAAAGGagcaacacttttattagaaatactaggaggataagtagcacgatgactcttggccaaaacacatggtCCACAATGTAAaatagactcatccacaccaataaacaaagtaggcatggtttgtctcataagactaaaagagggatgccctaaacggcgatgccacaaccaaatttcacttagcttatcagaactcAAAGTCAAAGCGgtgcgggactgt
Above is a genomic segment from Rosa chinensis cultivar Old Blush chromosome 3, RchiOBHm-V2, whole genome shotgun sequence containing:
- the LOC112191760 gene encoding myb-related protein 2 isoform X1 translates to MMYHHHHHQHQHQAKNIHSSSSSRMAIPPERHLFLQPETCPEDSGLVLSTDAKPRLKWTPDLHERFIEAVNQLGGAEKATPKTVMKLMGIPGLTLYHLKSHLQKYRLSKNLHVHANSGTTNKIGAVAAAVPGERISEVNGTHMNSMNIGPQSNKGLHINETLQMQIEVQRRLHEQLEVQRHLQLRIEAQGKYLQSVLEKAQETLGRQNLGTVGLEAAKVQLSELVSKVSTQCLNSAFTELKEVQGSCPQNQPTDCSVDSCLTSCEGSKKDQEIQNNSRMGLRAYNSSRVLMESEETILHLKENNMFVSTLSKNADQRMFPSEARSGDLSMSIGLEREKWNRSNCNSEERFKARNTDDSFLEHTNNKADSVKVDQTQKVSQGYSVPYFAAKLDLNSHDDIDASSSCKQFDLNGFSWS
- the LOC112191760 gene encoding myb-related protein 2 isoform X2, giving the protein MMYHHHHHQHQHQAKNIHSSSSSRMAIPPERHLFLQPETCPEDSGLVLSTDAKPRLKWTPDLHERFIEAVNQLGGAEKATPKTVMKLMGIPGLTLYHLKSHLQKYRLSKNLHVHANSGTTNKIVAAAVPGERISEVNGTHMNSMNIGPQSNKGLHINETLQMQIEVQRRLHEQLEVQRHLQLRIEAQGKYLQSVLEKAQETLGRQNLGTVGLEAAKVQLSELVSKVSTQCLNSAFTELKEVQGSCPQNQPTDCSVDSCLTSCEGSKKDQEIQNNSRMGLRAYNSSRVLMESEETILHLKENNMFVSTLSKNADQRMFPSEARSGDLSMSIGLEREKWNRSNCNSEERFKARNTDDSFLEHTNNKADSVKVDQTQKVSQGYSVPYFAAKLDLNSHDDIDASSSCKQFDLNGFSWS
- the LOC112191760 gene encoding myb-related protein 2 isoform X3 produces the protein MMYHHHHHQHQHQAKNIHSSSSSRMAIPPERHLFLQPETCPEDSGLVLSTDAKPRLKWTPDLHERFIEAVNQLGGAEKATPKTVMKLMGIPGLTLYHLKSHLQKYRLSKNLHVHANSGTTNKIAAVPGERISEVNGTHMNSMNIGPQSNKGLHINETLQMQIEVQRRLHEQLEVQRHLQLRIEAQGKYLQSVLEKAQETLGRQNLGTVGLEAAKVQLSELVSKVSTQCLNSAFTELKEVQGSCPQNQPTDCSVDSCLTSCEGSKKDQEIQNNSRMGLRAYNSSRVLMESEETILHLKENNMFVSTLSKNADQRMFPSEARSGDLSMSIGLEREKWNRSNCNSEERFKARNTDDSFLEHTNNKADSVKVDQTQKVSQGYSVPYFAAKLDLNSHDDIDASSSCKQFDLNGFSWS